GTATAAGTACCCGTAAATCCTATCGTCTTGATGTGTCTATAAATAGATAGTATGTCTACGAacatgtcgtcgtcgtcgtcgtcgtcggtaatCATTGGTCGTAGTTGCATCgtatgtacactgtacactgtacactgcGGTGTTTTCTGTTTGCAATTAGCGCGGACAACGCGAGTTACAATAATCTACAAAAATACGAGCTACCGCaaccgcgccgcgccgcgcctcGCCGAAGACGCTAAACACGTATCTTGTTCTACGAGTATCAATACTCGATAGTCGATAGTCGATAGATAGCGTAGACCTAGGTATTACTAATACCGAATACGAGTAGCAGTagataagtactcgtattaggTATATTCTAAAATCTACAGTCTGCACGTTGGCGAGTATCAACACCCAACGGCCACGAGTATTGTATTGTACTTGCCAGTCGGCGGCGGCGTCATGCGATTCTAACGAaaatttatacgtaggtatttggCGTGTTACAGATGGTACCAACGTTCGATACTGTTCGCCGGAAAGCTCGATTTTCAACGGCAACGAATCGGCCACTACCAAAAGGAAGAAGAGAAGAAAACGACGCCGACGCTTCGGGGTAATTGTCATTTCGTACTCGTCGTAATTTTCCTactacataagtacctacatactactcgtacgagtatgttCGCGTaataatacgtatgtattttcttttcattGTTTTGGCCGACAGGAAACCGAGGACGATTCTGAATCCGGCGTCGAAGAAAATCACGACGAATACGTTTTCAGCTGCGAGAATCAAGTCGTCGATTACGCTCACGACGAGCTCGCTGCCACCGTTCACGTTCACgttcaaaatcaatcaaacTATTCGCCATTCGGTTCGCAAAATGCGCTTCACGGTCACGGTGGTCGCCATTGTACTAGCTTTCCGCATGCCAGCATAAACGCGCCGCCTTTCGTACCCGCTAAttgtggcggcggcggcggcggcggcgacgacgATCTATCTTGTTGCAGGTCAAACGACAAATACGTCGATAAAGTCGAAAATAAatcggcggcggcggtggcggcgtCGATAAACGCCGTCGACTCCAAAGTGCGCCGCGAAACGTTCGTCGACGGTGAAAATCAATCGCCGACCGATTCGCCGTCCAGTTCCAATAATTCCGATTCCGGCATCAGTTCTCCCGGAATCGAGGATTGCCCTTCTATCGGCGGCCAAGACCACGATTTCAGAAAATCCGTCCAAGCAGATCGATCAAAAACGAGCTTCAACAACAATTTAGCCACCTCGCCGGTAATGCGGAGTGGCGATGGCGGCAAAACCACCAGCGGCGCCGccgccgcagccgcagccgtTATTCCGGCGGCAGTGGCGGCAGCAGCAGCCGCCGGCGACGCCCCCGCCGCCACCCTGTCCCCCGACGATAAGGCTAAAATATGTGATAGTAGTTACGCTAGTGCCGAAGCTAAATGCGGTCTCGATGATAAACCGCTAAAGAAAATACGCgccaaaaatacgagtagccGCGTCAAACGGTGTCATTCGAAGAACGAAGAGCGTTACCGTAGGCGTAGCGTTTCCGAGAGAGACggcgccaccgccaccgccgccgccgcggCTTCACTCGATTTGGGGGCGACCGATCGCCGTGTCGACGACGAAAGCGTCGACTGCGCGCAGAGTGTCGCCGTGTGCGACCAACAGCCGCCGAGCGCCACCGAAAACCGTTCGAAAAAGTCGACGATAATAATTGAAACTACTCCGCGAATCGAAAGAGTCGAAAGAGTAGCCGTCGCCGATGAGAATTCGACGAAATGTTCGTCGAGTGCGAATGAAGAGCGTTCTTCGCCAAACGAAAAGAATCGTCGCCGCTACGAAAGCGAAAACGGCCGAGTTATCGATACGATAAGCGACGTAGTCGACGGAAACGAGCCGCAGGCGGCCGAAAATGACGCGTCTCATCTTCACGGCGATCCGTTCGAAAATCAAATCGCAAATTGCGACCAAACTGACGCGTATGCCGTCGATCCGAATGATGCGGCGTTATCCGCATCGTCGCTATCGCGCGCCGTCCCCCAACAAAGTACCTGTTGGCCGAAAGCGAACGTcaacgtcgacgtcgacgtcgacgctAGCGAGCGAGCAGCCCCGCAAGATGGCAGCGTAAACCAAGACTCGCAATCGCGACACAGCAGCGAGCGCGTCGCGTTGGCGGCGCGAATTTTAGTCGACGAAATAGTGCAGCGAGCCGAATCGCAGATCCGTATGTCGACGACAAAATGTGATAAACTTCAGTTACCTTTAACTCAGGCTGTGACTAATTGGCTGAACGAACGCGGCGGTTTgcccgccgccgccgccgccgccgtcgaCGGCTTCGAAATCAAAAACCATCGCCGATTGTTTTCGACGCAGCCGCCCTCGGACGAGTCTCTCGACGACGAAACGACCGTATCGCGCCTCTCGCAAAGTAAAGAAACGGTCGATAAGTCGAAAACGTCGTCGTCGAATTGCGTGATTTGTTGATCTACGAgtaatacgtaggtatctacTGTAATATCGTATTAGCCATTCGCCATTCGCCATTCTGTCTAGTGAGTCGAATTCGTAGTTGGCGTCGTGAACCAACGATCGACTCGTGACTCGCACTCGCAGCACGCGCGTGCCGCAGCGATCGAATTAGCCAAAAGGGCCGTACGAATCGGGTTTTTAGTTGTTTGCGGTTGCGCTTGTAACGGATCAAACTTATTTGTACttgaaaatgtaataatttgtaatttgcaaaatttcactttcgtttttttctcgGCTGGCCGGAGTACGTATGTCGTATACCTTGCTATGTGACTACTCGCACGTAATATGCGAGCAAAATGcctaattattggaaaaatttcaaaaattgtcgtaTCGATCCCGATGTATTCCGTCTTCCACTCTGCGGTTTAAATATCTACCTAGAGTATACCTTGCTATGCGACTACTCGCActattcgcattcgcattcgcattcggaAACGTATAACGTATGCCACAGTTTGTTGATTAGCAGCGACCGATACGCGCGCATCggttttacctattttttttctcgaattggGCGGTTTGTATCGTAGTTCGTAGAAAGCTGTTTTTACTATCACCGGGGAGGGCGAAGGCCGAAGGGcaattcgaatttgaatttctcgctgCGAAATCGTCGCATAGCATACTCGATTCGAGTTTTCGTTTGATTCGTATACGCAATTACGCAGACACGCCGGGTATAATACGCGTACAACCCGCGTActatacacaatacacatacactACAGTTATACTCGTACAAAATATGACAATACCGGATGATGTATGGCGTATGACTCGTAAGTCGTAGTCGCCTCGGTAGTCGGTACCAATCACCCAGGCCTGCGCGGATGGCTAATCGTATTATGTAGTATATAATACGTACATAGACGTACATACTCGTCTCGTACACCTACATAGGAAGCTTCGGGCGCGACGTTGGAAAGTTATGCCTGTCTCACGTTTGGCATCGAAGCGATATGTAATGTACCCAAGTACAGTAATGTATAGGAAGGTTGGATTCGCGACTCGCGACACGCGACACGCGCCGGCGCTTGTAATTAAGCGATTAATATAGGCTTAGATATACGATGATAATACTGTAGGTAGATAGAGTAGATAGATACTGCTGCGTAgtgcgtaggtctaggtagacACGGTTTAtcggtttaaaaaataataatcattcgTACGTACGAACGTACTCGTACGATTAcgatatacatacatatgtgaTTATGTCGTACGTATTTCTAATCGTTCGATTAGTGCACGCATTTCAACATACGCGCCTTACTTCATCAGCCGAATACTTACTCGACAAATTCAACGATTCAAGACTGCCTTCATGTCCCCTCCCCTACTCCTTCCAAATAAGAAGGAAATCTTTACGTtatgtattttacattttatttgtaATCTGTTATTTATACCAAGTTGAATAAATTACACGTGGCTGATGTTTACATAATtcgtttcgaaaaaatatgaaattcaatATCGCCGACTGACCGATTAAGGTAATCATATcggctccggctccggctcttTGCTCGCTTACTTAGTCGTTGCATCGAGGCTCTCTTTACCTGCTACCCACGTGTACCGAAGACCAAATATCGGGTTTACAGTTCGGAACCGACACGTTTTTCGAACGATAATCGACAACGCCGTCGCGTCGCAGACGCAGAATTAAGGTAAACTGACGAATGTACATGATTGTGTATTATACATACATAAGTTAAGTGTATCTCGGTATCACATTATACGTTAAATAGACCTAAGGAACGCCGAACAAATGCTCTCGAAAAAAAGCCATATCGTTCCTTTCCACTTGACAATTACGCGCGACGATTTAGACGACAAACGAATACTTTTTCACGTTTAGTGAACAATGGATGGCAATGGTTCCGCTCTAATTTTACTAAAATCTATGCGAGAATCTATCGTTTCGTCGATTTCACCAACTATAACCCTGGAACAGAAAAATCATCGGCAAagttgaaacgtgaaaaaaaaaacaaaaccgaaaACTGTAGACGCGTAGAGCGAGTGTTTCTTACACATTGTCGCCGCGAATGATATGCAGTCCCAGCACCACCTGTTCGACTCCTTGCGTGGTGCTATACACTCGTTCGTGACTGTCatccaaaatcaaattcaaagtCTGATCGAATCCTTTTAAAGTTCCCTGGAAACAACAAGAAAATTAGAGAGCGCGCAAACACGCGAAATTCAAGCCTCACGATCATGTAGTTACAGTACGTCTAGTTCGCCATTCTCGGCTCGTACAAAAAATAAGTCTGATCTCgatactacgagtataatcgCCGTCTCAGCCTTATAGGGACATTATTAATTACAAATGCGTTAGTAAATGCGTCTTATCTACGCGCTCGAACAGTCCTCGGGACAGGCAACCTATCTCGACCCATAGACCGCTAGTGGTAATCTTAAATCGAATTCTTTCGCGTAAGTTGATAGCGAAAAACGGAATTGAAACCGTACGATAGACCGAACGCATTATCTACCAGTCTGAAGGAATCTGCGGGCGTTCGAGGGCTGTTGCTTATCTTAATATCGACAAGTCGTCTGGTTACATcggcattaaaataaaaacacgaaataaAAACTCCGGTAGAAGGCTAACTCACCACGAAGTGTCGTCCATCCGCCGTTATTATGGCAACCGTGTCTAGGATTAACAAAGTCAAGGAATCAATCTACTTCTATGAAAATCATCGCAATACAAAATATGCATTATTCTACTGTAAAGGATACGATTTACGTAGGTTTCTAGAGCTGCCATTCTTCCATATACGCTGCAACgattgacatcaacaaatatgTTTGtcggtgaaaataattttgaggcGCGAACAAATCGTCAACTTTCTCAGTTTCACGTACTTGTCAAATTACCTCAACTATTCTGTAATACATACGCTATTAATCCGATCATCGAACATAACTTTactaatttttggcgaaaactAGATTTTTTCCATTGATTATTTGTCCGTTTTACTTTCCTCCTTTACGtctttttggttttgatttggattttttgaaatatttcaaaatcaaaaaaaaaattaaaaaatttcaatcaatattATGTAGCTGATTAGTGATTATGATTCTGAAACGTAACCGTAAAGCTGAGAACGGAACTTGAACTAGCGTCACCCATCAGAATTCAGAACGGTACAACGGTACGGACAGCCGGCAGGACGGAGTGCTCGAAGCGTGAGCCGTGAGCCGGACTGCGGGGACTGCGACGATTTGAGGACGGATCCACGGATCGGAACAGATTACAGAAACAAAACGTGTCACTCTCACAATGACTCTCACGCGTCGGGGATCACGCCACACGGATTAACTCACGTCACAGTTCCTTGACGTCACGAATGTTGCGTTGGTTTTGCGTAGCgttatcattttgattttatcaattatcaaaTTTGCAGATTcctaataaaatataaaaaatcaattctaattTCTATTCCATTTAATTGGTTTGTACTTAAATTCTTCTTTAATTCGCGTTGTTATAAAATGTTTCATGATTTCGACAACCGTATTGTTTCGATGCAGTCTCATTATTGTCTGAATCTTCACGTCGTATTTTTGTAGCGGTTGTTGGGTCGATGATAATAGATAGGTCTGGTAATAATCGTTGTTTTCGAACTTTTCTAACGCAATGACAGATAAAAAAATGTGACATGCGAATTCTATAGACAGCGGACATAATCGTATTTTCACCAGCAATTAATCCACAATTGGCGTCGTTCCTGGATTCGATCACTTCTAAGCGACATGAATATACTGCCTAAAAAGAGGTTTGTATTGGTTTCACTTTGCTGTTGGCACTACATAGAATCGTTTGGGTACATTTATTGTCCTCGTTTAATATAATTATCTATACTTTATACCTCATtcgatcttttgaaaatttaccaatcgCGCCGATGAATAAATGGTCTGTAAACGGCATGTAAGTAATGCGTATGTACGTTTGTTAGGTGGCACGTTCGTAACCGAGATAATATCGCCAGAGTTCGAAGAGATGAACTTGCTGCGCagaatgaagaaaaagaaaaggaaagacGAAAACGCATCGCGGTAAGTACAATAACTTGAGATTCAAAGTTACAAGTATTGATAAAATGATACCTAGCCCTCGaaattcaaaagtcaaaaccatTTGCAAAACGCGTAAGCGCGATTCGGAAGTCTGTAATCGTATCGTGCCGATTTATGTGCCCCGAATAACGTTGTCGTCTGTATTATTGTTTCAGGAACAAGAAGCCAAATTGGAAATCTTGCGAACGGAATCCAAACGAAACGTCGAATCGCAGTCGCCGACAATTCCGAGAGAAGAAAAATCGAAGCGACGCGagcatataaatttttttgaaaaaatcgaaactgCCGCCGCAAACGAAGAACACGAACGGGAGATAAAAGAAGacaaagaaaaatatgaaaagcaAATCGGGTATTTAACGTATCTAGGTCAAAATACTAACGAAGCCGAAGGACGAGTATCCTGGTACAACAAACCGCGCAAACAACTGGATCATTTTGTCAAAGATGGCGacaaaaaagacgaaaagtctAAATCGATTCTGGATCCGTTGACGAGAATAGAATctattttgcataaaaaatcgaGCGCTGCGGATTGCGCTAAAGTCGAGCGCAgtgttgaaagagaaaaaacaatCGGCCTCGGTATTTCGCCCgaaatcaaaacgaaaaaaaaatacgacaaaaAAGCAGACTTGGCGACGTTACGCGAGAAACGATTAAAAAGAGAGAGAGCGGAGCagaaaagaatagaaaaactTTTATCGAGCGTTAATGGCGAAAAAACTACTTCGCTCGAAAGCGAGCGAGAGAAATCGGCGACAAAATTCGCTCAAAGGTACAATTCTCAGTTCAACCCGCACTTGGCTAGGCAGAACTTCGCCGAATGATCGAGTTTCATTTATTCGCTAGCTCGAAGTACgatcgttttgttttgttttttttttttcgagtagcGGCTTTTTATCAACGAATGACTCGCGTTTCAAGCGTTCCATATGCGGGTACTCGTCGGTGGCGGTGATTGTAATATTGTACTTGTACGTCTACGCACCTGCGTACAAAATTCGCCGCTCGGATACGACTATTCGTAATCTGCGGAAGCCTGCTGACTGCTGACTGCCGATCGCTGATGCTAAATTGTCGTCGTACCCACTCTTTCGACGTGTTGTTGTGAGAGGTTCGATCGAAGATTGCTCGCTGTCTTACCAGAATACCGTGCAAGGCCGCGCCGCGACAAAATTTCGATAAATAGAATCCGAAGACCTACCGACTTTACACAAATCGTATGGAAACTTGGGCGGCGGAAACCTGTCGAGTTTCAAGTAATCGTCaaggtatacctataggtataggtattatgGCAATACGAGGATAGAAAATAACTCGTTGCGACAAATATGTTTGTATATTTAGAATTCAGGaagaaaaatacatagaaatagTAACACTAAATAATTGCACCATAAAAGTAAATCATACTGTTCGTTgacaaaaatatatatttaaatAATAACATAAAGGGATTCATTAgcactttcaaaatataaatcaagtaatatatatatatatatattttttaaataaataaataaaagtttgcttttaagctgacaaaatcatttttatgatgCAAGTATTTAATCTGATCTTTCACATTAATTCACAAGCtggatttgaatgaaaaaaccgTCAGATTGACAGACTACAGACACACGAGGTAGAATTTTTACATTCTTCGACGAtttatgaattatttcaaaGGAGAGGAACGGTAATGAAAAAagggaagaaaaaaacaaagaaattgaaacgaataatttttagatgaattcTCATCGAACAAAAACTGCAGAATTTGACGGTTCCAGCATGTACAAAAGAAAATAtatatcacttttttcaaataatcgtCACTTCCTTCCGACACACGTCCAACacaagatagaaaaaaaatgaggaagaggataaagggggggggggggaggtaatTGGTGCCAAAAGATTAAATGTAATTGTTGAACATGTATTTGCTATCTATTGTAGGAGTTAATGTAAAGCCAGGCGGTGGCTGTGTGGCATATAAATCACAATGTTGAGCTGTCGCACTGACGATAGCTGGATCTAATGACGGCCAATCCCAGGCTGTggacaaaatgaaaaaccaaagcCGAATTAACAACACGTTACGAAGTCTGTCCGTATCTACTGTCGTACTACATATTACTACTACAATTACTACTACTACAACATAACCTAACGACGATTATCTTACTCGCTGGCGAAGTGTGTTGTTGGAAGGCTGTTAGAGTTTGTTGCGTAAACGGCAGAATTTTGTTACCTGCATAGCGCAAAAAGAAATTAGTATCACGACGTACGTACGGCAGCGCTATATAAGTATAAATGAGCGGAAAATGGTGGACGCCTCAACGTACCAGTACGTGGAATGCCTAATCCAAATGCATTCATGTGATTTGCAGAGTTGGAAAATCCAGGAGGCGGTATATGCGTTCTGGGAGGAATATTTCCTATTCGGAGCTCGTCTAATAATTTTGTACAGTTGGCTGCTAGCCTAAACATCGAATAGAACATTTTTGAGCGATAAGTAATCGCGGTTGTAAAAATACGCAAATTTGCAATCCATCTCCTCCTCCATACCTGTTGTTTTGCTGCACTGCAATAAATCTTTTTTGATACACGCTATTGTGGTtgtggttgttgttgttgttattattattcatCATATTACTACTGTTATGattgttattgttattattattattactattactATTATTATTGTGATAATAATATCCGcatgtttgtttttcattttctatcatTTCTGCTAAAGCCTTCTGTGTCTCAGTGAACGGATCAAAGCCCAGATCGTCGTCATTACGATAAACCTACGCAAACAAGTCGTCCAGTTGAAATTACGCGTAATCGATAAAACCAGCGCCACGACTAGACCCATAATCTATCATCTTACAGAATCGTCCGTTATTTCGCCGTTGTGATCAGTGCCGAAACCAAAAGCTGCTTGCCAATCTTCGGAAGAATGCACAGGAGGCAAAACGTCTGGCATGTGAGGCTCTCCATTTAGTAACCATTCGTTATGTGATGCTGAAAGCGATAAACATGGGTGAATTTCgcacgaaaatttgaaaaaaaaaatactcgaataaaGGATAAATTTAATCCGATAAGGTCGAAACCGAATGTAAAAGCGCAAAAAGCAAACGCGATTCCGAATGAGTTAACAATCACCAAATTTTTCTCCAACCAAGTATCGTACGATAATTATTTCGAGCGACTAATTGCGGCgggtaaatttttccaatacatACTATTAGAATTACCGTTTGAATTACAACGGAAATTGTATGACGAGAAAAATGACGTATTATTATCAATATGAACATTATCGAAGGTTCTTGTAGCAACCGTAGATGACGTACATGAATTTTGTTGACTGTGATTATCTACCGTTGGTAAATCTTCCACGTCTGAATTGTCTGAAACAGTGACAGAAAAAGTAAAGGAAATGCGCTTACAACGAAGCAAAAAATCACGGCGCGGCGTATCAATTGCTCACCTAAACGGATAGTGTACTGAGCGATTTCTGGATTACATTGATTTTTAACGATAACTGACTGCAGCATATCTGAAGTTTGCGTTTCCAACGAATCCGACGTATCAGAATATAATGCGAGGTCgggttcttcgatttttctGCGATCACGAATacgaaaattgaacaaacaaAGAAGACGATTCGTAATTACTTGTTACTTAGGTACTAATGAAAATGCGggtaaaaatacgtaggtaggtaggtaggtactaggtacgtattTATGTGTACATGATATCTTATTTGATTCGAAATGCTTACCGTTCGCTTGCGTATCTTTTTTTACTGTGCTTgggattgtgtttttttgtactCGAATCGGAGTAATTTTCGGCGCTATCCGAAGTATCCGACAATGTACACGTATTTTGCTCCTTGGTGTCGTTAATGGAATCATCGTAGTCTGAAATGGCGACGAAATGCGCGTTAAAAAGTAAGGAAACACGAAAGACGATACAATTTACAATAGGACGAGAGCGGCGTGACGGCGTTACTTGAATTTGCTGGCGAGTACGGCCTTAACGAGGGCCAGTGTTCTTTGGGTGAAGTGGCGATAGGGATAGCCACCGCATTCGTAGGTTGCTGGTGCGGCGTTGGCGTGGACGTTGTAACCGAATTGCACGTGTTCGAATTGGATGCGAGAACGGTAGGCGAATTTcgactgctgctgctgctgttcgACGGTGTACCAGGCGAGACATTTTGAAGGTTTGGCGAACTGTTCGATGATGAGTATTGATTCACGCAAGCCGATAATTGAACGGATGGAGGCGACGGAGTCGGTTTTCTGCGACGAAACGACGAAACATTGAAATCgaataatattgaaataggctaccagtagaaaaaaaaacaacgatcgAGCGAGCGGAGCGACTATCGCAGTTCGCAGCACGTACCTATTCTGCTGCACTTGTTGTGCCTGTACAGTTTGTTGAGTGCTGTTTATCAGATGATCGTGCAGTTTCTTCTCAAATTCTTGATGTTTACCTTGTTGCATTTCTTCTTTCGTAAAACTAGCTTCCGGATCACCTGTTGGGCGAGCGAAATTGCGCGACGAgttaaaaaacatacctactacataggTACAAGTACGTACGACGTACGAGTAGAATTTAAAGAGCGAACAGCCGTTTCTCATACACACCCATTTCGTGCAGATACATGCAGTCTGTTTTCGGACACtgttgatttttcatgaaatgcgAACAATATTTCGTAGTGCCGAGAGACGTTTTTATAACGCGTCCGTCGACAGAAATATTATTAACTGCTTGAATCGCTCTTAGAGCGTCTTCTGATCTGGAATACGTTACGTACGCGCTGGCGCATGGACCCTGCGACAGACGACGGTAATCAATTTACGAGCCAACTTAAAATAACAACTTACGGACTACCTATATTGTACTACATATATAGCGTACACGTACCTGATTACCGGCATACGATGTGCTTTGATTAACTACAACTTTTAATATTTTACCGAATTTTCCAAAGTATTCGTGCCTTTTCAACACCTACAACGCAACAGCCAATAATTATACCaacatacatacatactcgtatttgttaCTCGAATTAGATATTCGTTATACCGTACCTCGGCATCTGCCAATCTCGTTGGTAGACCCAAAACGAAAACTAAATTCCTTTGCACTACTCTAACATTCCCTAAACTCTTTCTATTCTctgtgattttttgtttcttttgttgatttttctgacGTTTCTCGGCTTTGATGCGAGCGAAATCTTCTTTGGACAAGGGTTTGAAATCAGCAGGATCTTCGGGGTAAGCTTTGCGACAAGCCGGACACAATCCATTTTCATCGGTACGAATACGATGCCAACAAAATCGACATATCTGCAATAAACCGATTCTTCGAATTAGTTTCACAAGTACGCGTCTTTTTCGCGTTTCGATAACGAAGACGAATTTTAATCAATAACCGACCTGATATCCGCAAgtacatggaaaaaaattcaaatcgtcCACCTCTAAAGGTTCCATACATAATGGACATTCGACCGGCTCTTCGCCGCCTTGGTTTAGCACGGACATTATGTATCTGCAATAAATATTTAAACCAACATCGAgttaaaattctgtttttcggATGAAATTGAAACTGTACAAATAATTCGTAATTTTAGATAGGTACGATAGTAAATTTGAACGTAGAACGACggacgataattttttttcgcttcgatTCGATGTCACCGTTTCAGCTTGATAGATTCGgcgaaattcattttcttttctcgCTCACGTACAGCGATAATGAAGTTGACGCGTATATGAGAACGTATTTCACTAATATTTTGGTCGTACTCGTGTATCGTGTATGTAGGTCTTTTCTGCAGTAAGTTGCACCAGCATAGCCGTACGGATGATAAGATTACAATTGTTTCCGAATCCGCTCCGAAAGCGTTACATTGCAGATAGACGTTACCATTAGGTATTCGCGATCAAATCGCCGAAATTTCTCACGCGTACATGAATCATCGATCTACCTACTTCGATAGGTTAGTGTAAGTACTGGGAAAAAGTTGacggagaaaaatttgaaatatcgaCGATGGATTATTCGCAAAAGTCGAAGCATACGTGATAATGAAACGAAACCGATGGAAATATCGCACGTATCCCAATAGGCATTAATGGGTAGCTTGGCCTACGTCGACCGAATCTTCAATACATCGAAGTGATTACGGATGTTGATTGACACGAACGATCAGCgatcgaatgaaaaatgaagaatacgATGCGATGCAGAAACAAATATTAATGCGTACCTTGAAGATTATTTTCCTTTTCTGAAGACGAAGAAAGAAAGCTGAATAGAAAACTGTAAATtatgaatcaaaattattgttgcGCAGCTGATAATACGCACTACAGTATAAGGTTAATCAATACgacgtttttctttttaaacgaATCTAGTAATAATCACAAAGTGGAAAACACAACAAATGTTAACAAATCTACAAAGAtcagataaaaaatgaaaaaaaaacaataaagttaaagttgaaagaattttgaggCCACCGATAAATAATACTCTCTCTTTTCCACTCGACTCTCATAACGTAACCAAAAAATCAGGAATTCGACAATGGATAAAACAAAGCGTCCGATTGGTTAAAAGTTGTATACGTGCATCACTTACGAATTCAGTGTT
This region of Planococcus citri chromosome 5, ihPlaCitr1.1, whole genome shotgun sequence genomic DNA includes:
- the LOC135847659 gene encoding uncharacterized protein LOC135847659 isoform X5, with the protein product MHSYEYLYEYTKITTPRQDVLFKKGYLTRRKTWRHTCDENAADSFASNETAVNLGDIQAQADYASHNGDEEFCDYASMTTDGGSRLPSLSPVQPQSHSHSHSQQLLCATSQPYIDASAAAAATATALYYGGGYEIYDPYTGSVTALVVGATPTASSAAASAAAASCQPLLTSMPCRPVPLHSLQWFNPVPSSNEWCCDANAASSYAAIVDDADADAGDGDSAAKASHSGDSTNANTSASESSSVAENTTPTTGAGGDVAAYSPHPPHPAHPSESYIYPSYVFGTAAVYSIEDDGTNVRYCSPESSIFNGNESATTKRKKRRKRRRRFGETEDDSESGVEENHDEYVFSCENQVVDYAHDELAATVHVHVQNQSNYSPFGSQNALHGHGGRHCTSFPHASINAPPFVPANCGGGGGGGDDDLSCCRSNDKYVDKVENKSAAAVAASINAVDSKVRRETFVDGENQSPTDSPSSSNNSDSGISSPGIEDCPSIGGQDHDFRKSVQADRSKTSFNNNLATSPVMRSGDGGKTTSGAAAAAAAVIPAAVAAAAAAGDAPAATLSPDDKAKICDSSYASAEAKCGLDDKPLKKIRAKNTSSRVKRCHSKNEERYRRRSVSERDGATATAAAAASLDLGATDRRVDDESVDCAQSVAVCDQQPPSATENRSKKSTIIIETTPRIERVERVAVADENSTKCSSSANEERSSPNEKNRRRYESENGRVIDTISDVVDGNEPQAAENDASHLHGDPFENQIANCDQTDAYAVDPNDAALSASSLSRAVPQQSTCWPKANVNVDVDVDASERAAPQDGSVNQDSQSRHSSERVALAARILVDEIVQRAESQIRMSTTKCDKLQLPLTQAVTNWLNERGGLPAAAAAAVDGFEIKNHRRLFSTQPPSDESLDDETTVSRLSQSKETVDKSKTSSSNCVIC
- the LOC135847659 gene encoding uncharacterized protein LOC135847659 isoform X6 translates to MTTDGGSRLPSLSPVQPQSHSHSHSQQLLCATSQPYIDASAAAAATATALYYGGGYEIYDPYTGSVTALVVGATPTASSAAASAAAASCQPLLTSMPCRPVPLHSLQWFNPVPSSNEWCCDANAASSYAAIVDDADADAGDGDSAAKASHSGDSTNANTSASESSSVAENTTPTTGAGGDVAAYSPHPPHPAHPSESYIYPSYVFGTAAVYSIEDDGTNVRYCSPESSIFNGNESATTKRKKRRKRRRRFGETEDDSESGVEENHDEYVFSCENQVVDYAHDELAATVHVHVQNQSNYSPFGSQNALHGHGGRHCTSFPHASINAPPFVPANCGGGGGGGDDDLSCCRSNDKYVDKVENKSAAAVAASINAVDSKVRRETFVDGENQSPTDSPSSSNNSDSGISSPGIEDCPSIGGQDHDFRKSVQADRSKTSFNNNLATSPVMRSGDGGKTTSGAAAAAAAVIPAAVAAAAAAGDAPAATLSPDDKAKICDSSYASAEAKCGLDDKPLKKIRAKNTSSRVKRCHSKNEERYRRRSVSERDGATATAAAAASLDLGATDRRVDDESVDCAQSVAVCDQQPPSATENRSKKSTIIIETTPRIERVERVAVADENSTKCSSSANEERSSPNEKNRRRYESENGRVIDTISDVVDGNEPQAAENDASHLHGDPFENQIANCDQTDAYAVDPNDAALSASSLSRAVPQQSTCWPKANVNVDVDVDASERAAPQDGSVNQDSQSRHSSERVALAARILVDEIVQRAESQIRMSTTKCDKLQLPLTQAVTNWLNERGGLPAAAAAAVDGFEIKNHRRLFSTQPPSDESLDDETTVSRLSQSKETVDKSKTSSSNCVIC